The genomic region AAGAATGAAACGTAAAGCATATATAGTTGCTATTACAGGCGCTTCAGGTTCTATATACGGCTTCAGACTTTTAGAGGAGCTGATAAAGTATGATTTTTATGTTTATTTAATTATTTCGAAGCCTGCTTTCAAAGTAATGAGAAATGAATTAAATATGTTTGAAGGTTTGTTTGAAGGTTTAGACACGGACAATGATTTTGCAGGTAAAACAGCCGGCGGGGGTTATCCGGCATATAGCAGAAACATAGTTTATGATGAAATCAAATCCAAATTTAATATAGATTGCAAAGACAAAGACAGCAACAGGAATAATTATGAATATTTAGATGAAATGTTTATCGAAGCAAAAATATCCAGCGGTTCGGCGGCGGATGTTAAAGGAATGGCTGTTATTCCCTGTTCTATGGGGAGTTTATCAAGAA from Candidatus Acididesulfobacter guangdongensis harbors:
- a CDS encoding UbiX family flavin prenyltransferase; this encodes MKRKAYIVAITGASGSIYGFRLLEELIKYDFYVYLIISKPAFKVMRNELNMFEGLFEGLDTDNDFAGKTAGGGYPAYSRNIVYDEIKSKFNIDCKDKDSNRNNYEYLDEMFIEAKISSGSAADVKGMAVIPCSMGSLSRIANGISGNLIERASDVMLKERKKLIICPRETPLNDIHLKNMLSLSRAGAVILPPTPAFYNGPETISDIINFIIGKIMDSFGIENNIYKRWNPDY